A part of Nocardioides sp. WS12 genomic DNA contains:
- a CDS encoding MCE family protein yields MRRLLTSALVVLTAVPLAGCVPFGSEDREITVVLADAAGLYVGNDVGVMGVPVGTITAIEPSGGVVEVTLAVTDDDIKVPADAAAVVVSRSVATDRYVELTPAYSGGAEMASGATIPMERTRTPVDFDRVLGSISDLAESLSSPKVANGLREMLQVTAAAFSGNSDELRGAVSGLASLVDTVHGQRSDIFATMESLDTLASGLVSNEELVRTFVANLGGAIELLNSERETIADALEGVSATADRIAKFSKENRGTVKASLTDVQKLFRNILASRRDLEETIEVLPLATQNVANTATPSGHVLVRAIPTQLTPLGPLFEQVCQLLGPVCNLASIPDLSGILDSVLGPLLGGGRQGGN; encoded by the coding sequence CCTGGTCGTGCTGACCGCCGTCCCGCTCGCTGGATGTGTGCCGTTCGGCAGCGAGGACCGTGAGATCACCGTGGTCCTGGCCGACGCCGCTGGTCTCTACGTCGGCAATGACGTCGGTGTCATGGGTGTCCCGGTCGGGACGATCACCGCGATCGAGCCGAGTGGCGGCGTCGTCGAGGTGACCCTGGCGGTCACCGACGACGACATCAAGGTCCCTGCCGATGCTGCGGCCGTGGTGGTGTCACGCTCGGTGGCCACCGACCGTTATGTCGAGCTCACGCCGGCCTACTCCGGAGGTGCGGAGATGGCTTCCGGTGCGACGATCCCGATGGAACGGACCCGGACGCCCGTCGACTTCGACCGGGTGCTCGGCTCGATTTCGGACCTGGCGGAATCACTGAGCTCGCCGAAGGTCGCCAACGGGCTGCGCGAAATGCTCCAGGTGACCGCCGCAGCGTTCAGTGGCAACAGCGACGAGCTGCGGGGAGCTGTCAGCGGGCTCGCCAGTCTGGTGGACACGGTGCACGGCCAGCGCTCGGACATCTTCGCCACGATGGAGTCGCTCGACACGCTTGCAAGCGGCCTGGTCAGCAACGAGGAGCTGGTGCGCACGTTTGTCGCCAACCTCGGCGGCGCGATCGAGCTGCTCAACTCCGAGCGGGAAACGATCGCCGATGCCCTCGAGGGTGTGTCGGCGACGGCCGACCGGATCGCCAAGTTCAGCAAGGAGAACAGGGGCACGGTCAAGGCCAGTCTCACCGACGTGCAGAAGCTCTTCCGCAACATCCTGGCGAGTCGCCGGGACCTGGAGGAGACGATCGAGGTGTTGCCCCTGGCGACACAGAACGTCGCCAACACGGCGACACCCTCGGGACACGTCCTGGTCCGCGCCATTCCCACGCAGCTGACACCGCTCGGCCCGCTCTTCGAACAGGTCTGCCAGCTCCTCGGTCCCGTCTGCAACCTGGCCAGCATCCCGGACCTCTCTGGCATCCTGGACAGCGTCCTGGGTCCGCTGCTCGGCGGCGGCCGCCAGGGAGGCAACTGA
- a CDS encoding MCE family protein, which yields MRPGVMAGPGGRVLAVVSVFLLVVGLAGCSTGYKDLPLPGSAVGGETYQVSAVFEQALNLAQGAQVKVNGVSVGRVQTVEAKDFKAHVTMDIKSSVEIPDDSSARLRYDTPLGELFIQVTPGKSPRNLAGDDQFPVANTATAPSVEDALASASTLINGGRLGELQVIAEELNAALGGREDEIRASVQRVTEFLRQANASRGDISRALTALRSVSDVLAKRQSTIKRALREVGPAVETLGEDTDKIIALLAGAKDLAATAKRLALKVDDPLLTILRDLGPIADAVLSTRSSLRSGLDNLIAVASQLEKTVPSEVLPLRAKLNLTKTQLNLLGSIASAPRATVPGDAGASLLPGLDLLGGSR from the coding sequence ATGAGGCCGGGAGTCATGGCCGGCCCGGGGGGCCGGGTGCTGGCCGTGGTGTCGGTGTTCCTGCTGGTCGTGGGACTGGCGGGATGCTCGACCGGTTACAAGGACCTTCCGCTGCCCGGGTCAGCGGTGGGTGGCGAGACCTACCAGGTGTCAGCGGTGTTCGAGCAGGCCCTCAACCTGGCTCAGGGCGCTCAGGTGAAGGTCAACGGCGTGTCTGTCGGGCGGGTCCAGACGGTGGAGGCCAAGGACTTCAAGGCGCACGTCACGATGGACATCAAGTCGTCCGTCGAGATTCCGGACGACTCCTCGGCCCGGCTGCGTTACGACACGCCACTGGGTGAGCTCTTCATCCAGGTCACGCCGGGGAAGTCACCGAGGAACCTCGCCGGCGACGACCAGTTCCCCGTGGCCAACACGGCCACTGCCCCGTCTGTCGAGGACGCGCTGGCATCGGCGTCGACCCTCATCAACGGTGGTCGTCTGGGCGAGCTGCAGGTGATCGCCGAGGAACTCAACGCCGCGTTGGGCGGTCGGGAGGACGAGATCCGGGCCAGTGTCCAGCGGGTGACCGAGTTCCTGCGCCAGGCCAACGCCAGCCGTGGGGACATCTCCCGTGCCCTCACCGCCTTGCGGTCCGTTTCGGACGTCCTCGCCAAGCGGCAGAGCACGATCAAGCGAGCGCTGCGTGAAGTGGGACCTGCCGTCGAGACCCTCGGCGAGGACACCGACAAGATCATCGCTCTCCTCGCTGGAGCCAAGGACCTCGCCGCGACTGCCAAGCGTCTCGCGCTCAAGGTCGACGACCCGCTCCTCACCATCCTCAGGGACCTCGGGCCGATCGCCGACGCCGTGCTGTCGACCCGCTCGTCGCTCCGCTCGGGCCTGGACAACCTGATCGCGGTGGCCTCGCAGCTCGAGAAGACGGTGCCCAGCGAAGTGCTGCCGCTGCGCGCCAAGCTCAACCTGACCAAGACCCAGCTCAACCTCCTCGGTTCCATCGCAAGCGCACCACGCGCAACGGTTCCCGGCGACGCTGGAGCGTCACTGCTTCCGGGTCTCGACCTCCTGGGGGGAAGTCGATGA
- a CDS encoding MlaD family protein, with translation MKRKYIASVVGIVVSFVLCLLYLFGVALRTPLTERPVLVTVTFPSSGGLYAGSEVAYRGVRVGKVTDLNLSDTGVEASVRLDASADIPVDARPKVRSLSPVGEQYIDFQPITDKPPFLKSGDTVEGKAGDLPTSLATAATNLNNLIEQIDVKALRTVLTETAEGLKGTEDDLQRMVVQGASILQEFDARSDLTERLLDNGDRLLRLGADLVPDFDTITRNAKVFADWLRKIDPVFVRLLERAPGQIEEMRSLVRDVEDILPAYLDPYITLADVVAARDPHLRALLRDYPRGFRALGNAVHGGAVHLDAFFEYYTYCGYGHVERSARELKRHPLQDDGQCAKGYPASQRGAQWAPEPLR, from the coding sequence ATGAAGCGCAAGTACATCGCCAGTGTCGTCGGCATCGTCGTGTCGTTCGTGCTCTGCCTGCTCTACCTGTTCGGCGTCGCGCTCAGGACGCCGTTGACGGAACGACCGGTCCTGGTGACCGTCACTTTTCCGAGCAGCGGTGGCCTGTACGCGGGTTCCGAGGTTGCGTATCGGGGTGTTCGCGTCGGCAAGGTGACCGATCTCAACCTCTCGGACACCGGCGTCGAGGCATCGGTGCGGCTCGACGCTTCAGCCGACATTCCCGTGGATGCCCGCCCGAAGGTACGGAGCCTGTCGCCGGTCGGCGAGCAGTACATCGACTTCCAGCCCATCACGGACAAGCCGCCCTTCCTCAAGAGCGGCGACACCGTCGAAGGCAAGGCCGGGGACCTGCCGACGAGCCTGGCAACGGCCGCGACCAACCTGAACAACCTGATCGAGCAGATCGACGTCAAGGCCTTGCGAACGGTGCTGACCGAGACGGCCGAGGGACTGAAGGGGACCGAGGACGACCTGCAGCGGATGGTCGTGCAGGGGGCATCGATTCTCCAGGAGTTCGACGCCCGTTCGGACCTGACCGAACGGCTCCTCGACAACGGCGACCGGTTGCTGCGCCTGGGTGCGGACCTGGTGCCGGACTTCGACACGATCACCCGCAACGCGAAGGTCTTCGCCGACTGGCTGCGCAAGATCGACCCGGTGTTTGTCCGGCTGCTCGAACGAGCGCCTGGACAGATCGAGGAGATGCGCAGCCTGGTCCGCGACGTCGAGGACATCCTGCCGGCGTACCTCGACCCTTACATCACCCTCGCGGACGTCGTGGCCGCGCGTGATCCGCACCTGCGCGCGCTGTTGCGTGACTACCCACGCGGGTTCCGGGCGCTCGGCAACGCCGTCCACGGCGGAGCGGTCCACCTTGATGCCTTCTTCGAGTACTACACCTACTGCGGCTACGGCCACGTCGAGCGCAGTGCCCGTGAGCTGAAGCGCCATCCCCTCCAGGACGACGGCCAGTGTGCGAAGGGCTACCCGGCCTCCCAGCGCGGCGCCCAATGGGCACCCGAGCCCCTACGATGA
- a CDS encoding GAF and ANTAR domain-containing protein, producing the protein MAGDPDEFAEIALKMHDEDSLDETAERLLEYSLKAVSCSYAGVIFVHGGKRVETVVATHPIVEVLDQIQLDHGEGPDIDVLSDVVSIMVSDTTTESRWPDWGKRVAEVGIRSLLSVRLYTSTDTVGTLNLYDVEPNHFDVDDQAVAHILARHAAIALANARSNEQLRQAIDARKLIGQAQGILMERFDLNADQAFAVLLRYSQDYNVKLRLVAERLIATRVLPS; encoded by the coding sequence ATGGCAGGGGATCCCGACGAATTCGCCGAGATCGCTTTGAAGATGCATGACGAGGACAGCCTCGACGAGACCGCTGAACGTCTCCTCGAGTACAGCCTCAAGGCGGTCAGTTGCTCGTATGCCGGCGTCATCTTCGTCCACGGCGGGAAACGGGTCGAGACCGTTGTTGCCACCCATCCGATCGTCGAGGTGCTGGATCAGATCCAGCTCGACCACGGCGAGGGACCGGACATCGACGTGCTCTCTGACGTGGTCAGCATCATGGTCAGCGACACGACGACGGAATCCCGCTGGCCCGACTGGGGAAAGCGCGTGGCGGAGGTCGGTATCCGCAGCCTGCTCAGCGTGCGCCTGTACACCAGCACAGACACCGTCGGGACTCTCAATCTGTACGACGTCGAGCCGAACCACTTCGACGTCGACGACCAGGCCGTCGCCCACATCCTGGCGCGCCACGCTGCCATTGCCCTGGCCAACGCCCGCAGCAACGAACAGCTCCGCCAGGCGATCGACGCGCGCAAGCTGATCGGGCAAGCCCAGGGCATCCTGATGGAACGCTTCGATCTCAATGCCGACCAGGCCTTCGCCGTACTGCTGCGCTATTCGCAGGACTACAACGTGAAACTGCGCCTCGTCGCCGAGCGCCTGATCGCGACGCGGGTCCTGCCGTCCTGA
- a CDS encoding sigma-70 family RNA polymerase sigma factor, whose product MLQRQELRHEAILLNLEVARSIAARYAGRGIPTDDLEQVACAALVRAAADFDPKLSNEFIAYAVPTIRGEVKKHFRDCGWTIRPPRRVQELQASVAHARALLQQSLGREPTLEEVADDIGADLDQVIEAAAADGCFTPTSLDRPVTQLSDLTIGDLLPASSSGFDAAEARVLLGPAIRHLPPRDRRILRLRFFEGRTQQEIGDELGVTQMQVSRLLTRILRDLRRALGPESLDALGA is encoded by the coding sequence GTGCTCCAACGTCAGGAACTGCGCCACGAGGCGATCCTGCTGAATCTTGAGGTCGCGCGTTCGATCGCGGCTCGCTATGCCGGCCGTGGCATCCCCACCGACGACCTCGAACAAGTCGCCTGCGCAGCGCTGGTCAGGGCGGCCGCGGACTTCGACCCGAAGCTGTCCAACGAGTTCATCGCGTACGCCGTCCCCACCATCAGGGGTGAGGTGAAGAAGCACTTCCGGGACTGCGGGTGGACCATTCGGCCACCGCGTCGTGTCCAGGAGTTGCAGGCCTCGGTTGCCCATGCGCGGGCCCTCCTCCAGCAGTCGCTGGGTCGCGAGCCGACGCTGGAGGAGGTTGCCGACGACATCGGGGCGGACCTCGATCAGGTGATCGAGGCTGCCGCGGCGGACGGCTGCTTCACCCCGACGTCGCTGGACCGTCCGGTCACCCAGTTGTCAGATCTGACCATCGGCGATCTCCTCCCGGCATCGTCCAGCGGATTCGACGCGGCCGAAGCCAGGGTCCTGCTCGGCCCGGCCATCCGTCACCTGCCGCCGAGGGACCGGCGCATCCTGCGCCTGCGTTTCTTCGAGGGACGGACACAGCAGGAAATCGGCGACGAACTCGGGGTGACTCAGATGCAGGTGTCCCGGCTCCTCACCCGGATCCTTCGCGATCTGCGGCGTGCACTGGGCCCGGAGTCCCTCGATGCCCTTGGGGCCTGA